CCAGCAAGGTTTTCCAATCCAGAAAGGGAAAATCCCTGGCAATAACTTATAAGTGAAGCAAGTGAAGCCCCTCCGCCAGCTTTAACTTCTAATCCTTGCCTTTCTATATTCTTGAAATCGCCATCTAATTTTATTACCATTCCCCGGACCCCTTCATCCTTTATCAATGTATTCGTTCCACCACCAAGGATAAAAATTGGGATGTCCTTCTCTTTTGCGAATCCTAGAGCCTTTTTTAGCTCTTCTTTATTTGATGGATTTGCAAAAAACCTTGCCCTTCCTCCAATCTTTAGGGAGGTATATTCATTCATCGGGATGTTTTCTTTGATTAAACTATCCATTATTCTTCATAAAACAAAACATTTGGTTAATTTTTGCTTCTTGTTTTAATCGTTTTATCGCCAAATCGCAATATGTTTTATCTATATCAACACCTATCCCTTTTCTTTTATTTAGATAGGCAGCAATTAAGGTTGTGCCGCTTCCTAAAAATGGGTCTAAAACAGCATCGCCAACAAAAGAAAATAGTTTTATGCATCTTCTTGGTAGCTCAATGGGAAAAGGTGTAGGATGACCTACACGTTTTTTGCTTTCGCCCATAAAATTCCAAACCCCGTTTGTCCAATCCATAAATTCTTTTTTGGTAATATCGGATTTACCGCTACCGCTTATTTTCTTCCAGTTTTTTTTGTATAAAATTGCAATTACTTCAACCGGGGCTATCACATAAGGTGCTCGGGCTGACAGCCACGATCCCCAGGCGGTTCTACGAGAAATATTTCCTTCATTCCAAATTATCGTGGAATGATATTTAAATCCTATCTTTTTGGCAATATTTGTAATATCAGCATAAACACTCTGTTGTCCCCCTTTATTCTTGTCTAAAGGAATGTTTAAACAAAATCTTCCGTCGTCTTTTAAAAGTTTATACGCTTTCTCTAACCATTTTTCAGTGAATTCCAAATATTTATCATAAGTAATTTTATCATCATAAGAATTGTAATGAATATCTACATTATAAGGCGGTGAAGTAACAATTAAGTCAACAGAGTTATTGGGAATTTTATCACAGGTTAAAAAGTCATCATTAATTATTTTCAATGATTCAGTTTCAAAATAGATACTCCTTTGTCTATCTTCCATGCAATTTTTCTTGTTAACGGGACGGACGGGATTTGAACCCGCGATCTTCAGATTGACAGCCTGATGTGTTAACCTAGCTACACTACCGCCCCAGCAAGAATCATTGGTAATGGATTAAGTTCCCTCTTTAAAGGGTTAAAAGATAATCCAAGGGCTTCTAATGTAAGAACACCCAGAAGGGTAAAATCACCTTCTTCTCCAAAAATGACATCAGATACACCAATCCTATCATTATATTTGAATAAAGCCCCTCCCTTCTTTCTTTTAATCCTACCTCCGTCAGCCAGTCTAAATTCCTCTTCTTTTAACGGCTTAATTCCAAGCTCCTCAAGAATAGAAATAGGCACAACAGAATAAACCGCCCCTGAGTCTATAAGAAACTCAACATCCTCAAGCTTTTCTGGATGAGCTAGATTTCCAACTCCAATCTTTAAAAATGTAATCCCCATTTTTTCATCTTGGGCGAAGAGGGATTTGAACTAGAGGATTTTCTAAGGCTAAAAACTCGCACTTGCTCGTTTTTCGCCTAACAAAATCCAGTAGTTCGGCCCTCACTTCGTTCGGGCTTCAAATCCTTATTTTCCATCCCAATTTATTTTTAATTGGGCGAAGAGGGATTTGAACTAGAGGATTTTCTAAGGCTAAAAACTCGCACTTGCTCGTTTTTCGCCTAACAAAATCCAGTAGTTCGGCCCTCACTTCGTTCGGGCTTCAAATCCTTATTTTCCATCCCAATTTATTTTTAATTGGGCGAAGAGGGATTTGAACCTTCGACTTCCTGCGTGTAAGGCAGGCGCTCTCCCGCTGAGCTATTCGCCCTATTTCTCTTTCCTTGTCATAGCAACCTTTCCTGTCCTTGCAATCTCTATTATTCCATAGGGTTTAAGAATTTCTATTAAGGCAGAAATTTTTCCTTCATCGCCTGTTGTCTCAATTACTAAACTTTTAGAAGAAACATCAACAATTCTTGCCCTGAAGATATTAATTATTTCCATAATCTCTGTCCTTTTCTCACCCTTTATCTTAATAAGGACAAGCTCTCTTTCTACATGCTCTTTATGTGTAAGGTCATAAACCTTTCTAGTATCTATAAGTTTATTTAATTGCTTCTCAATTTGCTCAATTATCTTATCTTCTCCATGCGTTACAATTGTCATTCTTGAAAGGGTTGGGTCATCTGTAGGAGCTACACACAAGGAATCAATATTATAACCTCTTCCAGAGAACAACCCTGCAATTCTTGCCAATACCCCAAACTTATTTTCAACCAAAACAGAAACTATATGTCTCATTTTAATTTAAGATACCATAAAATGGTATAGTTCGTCAAGTTTTATCATCGCTTATCTTTACAATTTTTTGTTTCAAGGTAAGACCAGAGACAATAGAAATGTGGGATTTGGGAATGCTAAAATATTCTGCAAGCACCTTTATAATCGCTCTATTTGCTTTATTCTTTATAGGTTGTTCTTTAACATAAACTATGTATTTGTCTTCTCTTTTCTCTACCTTTTCCTCTTTTGCCCTTGTTTTTGCAACAACAGAAATCTTCATTGGCTAAATATTACCATATTCTTTCAAAAAATCCTTTTTAAAGGAAGAAAATGTGTTATTCGTTATGTTTTCCCTTATTTTTGCCATTAGGTTATGATAAAAATACAGATTATGCAATGTAAGTAGCCTTGCTCCAAGCATTTCATCCTGATTTATTAAATGCCTTATGTAGCCCCTTGAATAATTTCTGCAGGTATAACAAAGACAGGTTTCATCAACAGGTTTCTTGTCCTCTTTATAAAACGCATTCCTTACAATAAGGGGTCCCTTTGATGTAAATGCCATCCCTGTCCTTGCCTGCCTGGTTGGCATAACACAATCAAATAGGTCAAAACCTGCGGAAACTGCGTCCAGAATATCCTCAGGAGGACCAAATCCCATTAAGTATCTTGGCTTGTCCTTTGGTATAATCTCACCCAAATATGATATTATCTCATAGGTTAATTCCTTTGGTTCACCAACACAAAGCCCTCCAACAGCATATCCGTCAAAATCCATATCAACAAGCTCATCTACGCTTTCTCTTCTTAAATCTTTAAATACACTACCCTGAATTATCCCAAACAAAGAAGAGCTTAAAACAGCCATTTTTGACCTTTTTGCCCA
This window of the bacterium genome carries:
- the ilvN gene encoding acetolactate synthase small subunit yields the protein MRHIVSVLVENKFGVLARIAGLFSGRGYNIDSLCVAPTDDPTLSRMTIVTHGEDKIIEQIEKQLNKLIDTRKVYDLTHKEHVERELVLIKIKGEKRTEIMEIINIFRARIVDVSSKSLVIETTGDEGKISALIEILKPYGIIEIARTGKVAMTRKEK
- a CDS encoding aspartyl protease — encoded protein: MGITFLKIGVGNLAHPEKLEDVEFLIDSGAVYSVVPISILEELGIKPLKEEEFRLADGGRIKRKKGGALFKYNDRIGVSDVIFGEEGDFTLLGVLTLEALGLSFNPLKRELNPLPMILAGAVV
- the tgt gene encoding tRNA guanosine(34) transglycosylase Tgt, which translates into the protein MEFKLLKEDNKARCGIISVNEREVKTPCFCPVGTSATVKGITPDELLAIGNEAILVNAYHLFLRPGREIISSLGGLHSFMNYNGLIITDSGGFQIFSLGLLRKITEEGALFSSHFDGSIHLFTPELSVRFQEEIGADIITSLDECIKYPCEKGDAKEAKDRTTRWAKRSKMAVLSSSLFGIIQGSVFKDLRRESVDELVDMDFDGYAVGGLCVGEPKELTYEIISYLGEIIPKDKPRYLMGFGPPEDILDAVSAGFDLFDCVMPTRQARTGMAFTSKGPLIVRNAFYKEDKKPVDETCLCYTCRNYSRGYIRHLINQDEMLGARLLTLHNLYFYHNLMAKIRENITNNTFSSFKKDFLKEYGNI
- a CDS encoding DUF167 domain-containing protein; translated protein: MKISVVAKTRAKEEKVEKREDKYIVYVKEQPIKNKANRAIIKVLAEYFSIPKSHISIVSGLTLKQKIVKISDDKT
- a CDS encoding site-specific DNA-methyltransferase, which encodes MEDRQRSIYFETESLKIINDDFLTCDKIPNNSVDLIVTSPPYNVDIHYNSYDDKITYDKYLEFTEKWLEKAYKLLKDDGRFCLNIPLDKNKGGQQSVYADITNIAKKIGFKYHSTIIWNEGNISRRTAWGSWLSARAPYVIAPVEVIAILYKKNWKKISGSGKSDITKKEFMDWTNGVWNFMGESKKRVGHPTPFPIELPRRCIKLFSFVGDAVLDPFLGSGTTLIAAYLNKRKGIGVDIDKTYCDLAIKRLKQEAKINQMFCFMKNNG